The Fragaria vesca subsp. vesca linkage group LG2, FraVesHawaii_1.0, whole genome shotgun sequence genome includes a window with the following:
- the LOC101311058 gene encoding uncharacterized protein LOC101311058 → MMEGSSSVTPLLFRNLITSLFILAETSISSLTQKHKTLELIRYVFISSFLFFLRLLLSLNPRSTKNNESSLYEADCSRRNHKFMPAANAGGDDSDTAIARALSQLLSIVNDIPVSSRKYQAVRSLAENVIHDNQREGVEALRQVNRTVLSAAFSRTLSQLEAAATVEQQHHGGGGDGDIGGLDTGHHHHWIVRAVRSVADVVWTKRVSSGGSRSSAEKLAAELLWLAETMASCGFAQESVRRWASASILARLSLSAEPRLQASLVKLSALLLKYAKDMGVNEGIDDDTESKKEQQKRNEAKMQMQMLMLWIPLLCIASNGTDVPVLSVGERAELERVMEETIETLEEEDQEGVLSLWLHHFTYCSSSDWPNLHASYARWCNASRKQFLIHNS, encoded by the exons ATGATGGAAGGTTCGTCGTCTGTAACTCCCTTGCTATTCCGCAACCTTATAACCTCCCTCTTCATATTAGCAGAGACTTCCATTTCCAGCTTGACCCAAAAACACAAAACCCTAGAACTCATACGCTACGTTTTCATCTCTTCCTTCCTCTTTTTCCTGCGTTTACTTCTTTCTTTAAACCCTAGGTCGACCAAGAATAATGAATCCTCCTTGTACGAGGCCGACTGTAGTAGAAGAAATCACAAGTTTATGCCCGCTGCTAACGCCGGAGGGGACGACAGCGACACGGCTATAGCTCGAGCACTTTCGCAGCTACTGTCGATCGTCAATGATATCCCGGTAAGCTCCCGCAAGTATCAAGCTGTTCGGTCTTTAGCGGAAAACGTCATCCATGACAACCAGCGAGAGGGCGTGGAGGCTTTGCGTCAAGTGAATCGCACGGTTTTGTCGGCAGCGTTTTCAAGGACTCTTAGCCAGCTTGAAGCCGCTGCAACTGTCGAACAGCAGCACCACGGCGGAGGCGGCGATGGTGATATTGGTGGTTTAGATACTGGTCATCATCATCACTGGATAGTAAGGGCTGTTCGGTCCGTTGCAGATGTGGTTTGGACAAAGAGGGTTAGCAGCGGCGGGTCGAGAAGCTCGGCGGAGAAACTAGCGGCGGAGCTGCTCTGGTTGGCTGAGACGATGGCGAGTTGTGGCTTTGCTCAAGAGTCTGTGAGGAGATGGGCGTCCGCTTCTATATTGGCTCGCCTCTCTCTTTCAGCCGAGCCCCGCCTGCAAGCCTCCTTAGTCAAGCTTTCAG CGTTGTTGTTAAAGTATGCCAAAGACATGGGAGTAAATGAAGGTATTGATGATGATACTGAGAGCAAGAAAGAGCAGCAAAAAAGAAACGAAGCAAAGATGCAGATGCAGATGTTGATGTTGTGGATTCCATTGCTGTGCATAGCAAGCAATGGCACTGATGTGCCTGTTTTGAGCGTCGGCGAAAGGGCTGAGCTTGAGAGAGTAATGGAAGAGACCATAGAAACGTTGGAAGAAGAAGATCAAGAGGGAGTACTATCCTTGTGGCTCCACCACTTCACATATTGCTCGTCTTCTGATTGGCCAAATCTACATGCCTCATATGCTCGATGGTGTAACGCATCGCGCAAGCAGTTTTTAATTCACAATTCATAA
- the LOC101309613 gene encoding uncharacterized protein LOC101309613: MKESSSSITPLLFRNLVTSLFILAVTSISSWTQKHKALELIRYVFISSFLFFLRLLLSLNPRSTKNIESLYSTLYDYNDKPPKKGSIDQINQKYMPAANSGDEGGNGSDTAIARALSQLLSIVNDIPLEAAAIFEQQQHHGGGDIDALDCVPHHWVVRAVRTVADVVWTKGVTSGGSRSSAEKLAAELLWLAETMASCGFAQESVRRWASASSLARLSLSAEPRLQASLVKISALLLRYAKNMGGNEGDEDDDNESMKEQQQRKQGKMQMQMLVLWIPLLCTASNGTDVPVLSISERAELERLLEETIEKLAEEDQERVLSLWLHHFTYCSSSDWPNLHASYARWCNASRKQLIMHHS, from the exons ATGAAGGAAAGTTCGTCGTCCATAACTCCTTTGCTTTTCCGCAACCTTGTAACTTCCCTCTTCATTTTGGCAGTGACTTCAATTTCCAGCTGGACCCAAAAACACAAAGCCCTAGAACTCATACGCTACGTTTTCATCTCTTCCTTCCTCTTTTTCCTGCGTCTTCTTCTTTCTTTAAACCCTAGGTCGACCAAGAATATCGAATCCCTCTATTCCACCTTGTACGACTACAATGACAAGCCTCCCAAGAAGGGTAGTATTGATCAAATAAATCAGAAGTATATGCCCGCAGCTAACAGCGGAGACGAAGGCGGCAACGGCAGCGACACGGCTATAGCTCGAGCACTTTCGCAGCTATTGTCGATCGTGAATGATATTCCG CTTGAAGCCGCCGCAATTTTCGAACAGCAGCAGCACCACGGTGGCGGTGATATTGATGCTTTGGATTGTGTTCCTCATCATTGGGTAGTAAGGGCCGTTCGGACAGTTGCAGACGTGGTGTGGACAAAGGGGGTTACCAGCGGCGGGTCGAGGAGCTCGGCAGAGAAGCTAGCGGCGGAGCTGCTCTGGTTGGCTGAGACAATGGCAAGTTGTGGCTTTGCTCAAGAGTCTGTGAGGAGATGGGCGTCCGCATCTAGTTTGGCTCGCCTCTCACTTTCAGCAGAGCCGCGCCTGCAAGCCTCCTTGGTCAAGATTTCAG CATTGTTGTTGAGGTATGCCAAAAATATGGGAGGGAATGAAGGCGATGAAGATGATGATAACGAGAGCATGAAAGAGCAGCAACAAAGAAAACAAGGGAAGATGCAGATGCAGATGTTGGTGTTATGGATTCCATTGCTGTGCACAGCCAGCAACGGCACTGATGTGCCTGTTTTGAGCATCAGCGAAAGGGCCGAGCTGGAGAGACTACTGGAAGAGACCATAGAGAAGCTGGCAGAAGAAGATCAAGAGCGAGTTCTATCCTTGTGGCTCCACCACTTCACATATTGCTCGTCTTCTGATTGGCCCAATCTACATGCCTCTTATGCTCGCTGGTGTAACGCTTCGCGGAAGCAATTGATAATGCACCATTCATAG